In Sorghum bicolor cultivar BTx623 chromosome 10, Sorghum_bicolor_NCBIv3, whole genome shotgun sequence, one genomic interval encodes:
- the LOC110431097 gene encoding uncharacterized protein LOC110431097: MTKKTARKDKEVEEDKEEAPSKQENTKFYGKTAPHEFYDTNILLPFPRTRKPTTDEQFGKFVEVIRQLYVNIPLLDAMQVPTYAKYLRDILNNKRPLPTTEVIKLTEECSAAILNQLPEKKKDPGCPTIDCSIGTHHFEHALCDLGASVSVMPKVIFDKLTHAVLSPTSIHLQLADQSIRHPAGVAENIPVKIREFLVPVDFVVLDMEVDEKTPLILGRPFLSTANAHIDVGAGEIQFTINGAQEKFNFKPKVVQCSLILAVDVETVTFITRPKKKTNPTPRAKSKKIWKKKVIQPMTPPKKISVSTQGGGPVLRT, from the coding sequence ATGACAAAAAAGACTGCAAGAAAAGATAAGGAAGTTGAGgaagacaaggaagaagcaCCATCTAAGCAGGAAAACACCAAGTTCTATGGAAAGACAGCTCCGCACGAGTTCTACGACACCAACATTCTGCTGCCAtttccaagaacaaggaagccAACCACCGATGAACAATTCGGGAAGTTTGTTGAGGTAATTCGGCAATTATATGTCAATATTCCACTACTTGATGCAATGCAGGTTCCAACCTATGCCAAGTATTTGAGAGACATCCTCAACAACAAACGCCCGCTGCCTACAACTGAGGTGATTAAGCTAACAGAAGAATGCAGCGCGGCGATACTAAATCAACTAccagaaaagaagaaggaccctGGATGTCCTACCATCGACTGCTCCATTGGGACACATCACTTCGAGCATGCACTGTGCGACttgggagcaagtgtcagtgtcatGCCAAAGGTAATATTTGATAAACTAACCCATGCTGTTTTGTCCCCTACATCAATACATTTGCAGTTAGCGGATCAGTCAATTCGCCATCCTGCGGGGGTAGCTGAGAATATCCCCGTAAAGATACGCGAGTTCCTGGTCCCTGTGGATTTTGTGGTACTCGACATGGAGGTGGATGAAAAGACTCCACTTATCCTGGGAAGACCATTTCTCAGCACTGCTAATGCACATATTGACGTTGGAGCCGGGGAAATTCAATTTACAATCAATGGGGCCCAGGAGAAGTTCAACTTCAAACCAAAGGTAGTGCAATGCTCACTAATCTTGGCAGTGGATGTGGAAACCGTCACATTCATAACTAGGCCAAAGAAAAAGACCAATCCAACGCCAAGAGCAAAGAGCAAGAAAATATGGAAGAAGAAGGTAATACAACCGATGACACCTCCGAAGAAAATTTCTGTATCAACTCAAGGAGGAGGTCCTGTTCTAAGGACCTGA